One part of the Mariniflexile litorale genome encodes these proteins:
- a CDS encoding heavy metal translocating P-type ATPase — protein sequence MKHSYHIHGMTCNGCRGHVEDILSHVKGVSKASVNLENAEATIEMISHIPIETFQTALKADGGNYSIHMHGETHHVHKKEETQKGTGTGTFYCPMHCEGEKTYDKAGDCPVCGMDLVEEKSMASSSTPFTCPMHPEIIKDEPGSCPICGMDLVPLEADVSEEDKTYKKLLNKFWIAMAFTLPIFLIAMSEMLNNNPLYNILEQQTWNWIQFILSIPVVFYATWMFFKRAWNSFKTMNLNMFTLIGIGSGIAWLFSVFAMLFPEVFPENFKTPEGNVFVYFEATTVILTLVLFGQLLEARAHSQTSGAIKALLKLVPATATLVVNGEDQVIAIDKIKRGDLLRVKPGEKIPVDGYIVEGGSNIDESMITGEPIPVDKDVDDKVSSGTMNGTKSFIMQAEKVGADTLLSQIIQMVNNASRTKAPIQKLADRVSRYFVPIVLIVSVITFIAWVVFGPEPVYVFAFVNAIAVLIIACPCALGLATPMSVMVGVGRGAQAGVLIKNAEALEKMNKVDTLIVDKTGTITEGKPSVEKVVAIDDLDEAILIQYITSLNQYSEHPLAEAVVNYGKSKKVTIIKASDFENIAGKGVIGTIEDNKVALGNGKLLEQLHIPISENLKNSVIAEQEQGKTVSYIAVDTKAVGYVTIFDAIKKTSQNAIEALQKNGVDVIMLTGDNKNTAQAVAKQLNLKHFIADCLPEDKLNQIKALQLQGKVVAMAGDGINDAPALAQSDVGIAMGTGTDVAIESASITLVKGDLKGIVKAKKLSHSVVKNIKQNLFFAFVYNVIGVPVAAGVLYPVFGLLLSPMIAALAMSFSSVSVIANALRLRRIKI from the coding sequence ATGAAACATTCATATCATATTCATGGCATGACCTGTAATGGGTGCCGTGGTCACGTGGAAGACATTCTTTCACATGTCAAAGGCGTTTCAAAAGCCTCTGTAAATTTAGAAAATGCAGAAGCGACTATCGAAATGATATCTCATATTCCTATAGAAACATTTCAAACTGCATTAAAAGCAGATGGAGGAAACTATAGCATCCACATGCACGGGGAAACGCATCATGTACATAAAAAAGAGGAAACTCAAAAAGGAACAGGAACGGGTACTTTTTACTGTCCCATGCATTGTGAAGGCGAGAAAACGTATGATAAAGCCGGCGATTGCCCTGTTTGTGGGATGGATCTGGTAGAAGAAAAAAGCATGGCTTCTTCAAGTACACCATTTACGTGCCCCATGCATCCAGAAATTATTAAAGATGAACCCGGTTCTTGCCCTATTTGCGGTATGGATTTGGTTCCATTAGAAGCTGATGTTTCAGAAGAAGATAAAACCTATAAAAAATTATTAAATAAGTTTTGGATAGCAATGGCTTTTACGCTGCCCATATTTTTGATAGCGATGTCTGAAATGTTAAATAACAACCCTTTATATAATATTTTAGAGCAACAAACATGGAATTGGATTCAGTTTATATTATCCATTCCCGTGGTGTTTTATGCGACATGGATGTTTTTTAAACGTGCTTGGAATTCGTTCAAAACCATGAATCTGAACATGTTTACGCTCATAGGTATTGGTTCAGGTATTGCATGGTTGTTTAGTGTATTTGCTATGTTGTTTCCAGAGGTGTTTCCAGAAAATTTCAAAACGCCCGAAGGTAATGTATTTGTATATTTTGAAGCAACTACCGTTATTCTCACCTTGGTGTTATTTGGTCAATTGTTAGAAGCAAGAGCGCACAGCCAGACTAGTGGTGCTATAAAAGCATTGTTGAAATTAGTGCCTGCAACAGCCACCTTGGTTGTTAATGGAGAAGACCAAGTGATTGCCATTGATAAAATTAAACGGGGCGACTTATTGCGTGTTAAGCCTGGAGAGAAAATACCCGTAGACGGCTATATTGTTGAAGGAGGAAGTAATATAGACGAATCTATGATAACGGGTGAGCCCATTCCAGTAGATAAAGACGTTGATGATAAAGTGAGTTCAGGAACTATGAATGGTACAAAATCATTTATTATGCAGGCGGAAAAAGTAGGTGCGGACACTTTACTTTCTCAAATTATTCAAATGGTGAACAATGCGAGCCGCACAAAAGCACCTATTCAAAAATTAGCAGATAGAGTTTCTAGATACTTTGTACCGATAGTTCTTATCGTTTCGGTAATAACATTCATTGCTTGGGTTGTATTTGGACCAGAACCTGTATATGTGTTTGCTTTCGTGAATGCTATTGCAGTACTCATTATTGCCTGTCCATGTGCCTTGGGGTTGGCAACGCCTATGTCCGTAATGGTTGGTGTTGGTAGAGGTGCGCAAGCTGGTGTATTGATTAAAAATGCCGAGGCTTTAGAAAAAATGAATAAAGTGGATACGCTTATTGTAGATAAAACAGGTACCATCACCGAAGGTAAACCTTCTGTTGAAAAGGTTGTGGCTATAGATGATCTTGATGAAGCAATCTTAATTCAATACATAACCTCACTAAATCAATACAGTGAACACCCTTTGGCAGAAGCTGTTGTAAATTATGGTAAATCAAAAAAGGTAACGATCATAAAAGCTAGCGACTTTGAAAACATTGCTGGTAAAGGTGTTATAGGTACAATTGAAGATAATAAAGTTGCTTTAGGAAATGGCAAACTGTTAGAGCAATTACATATTCCCATTTCAGAAAATTTAAAAAACAGTGTTATTGCGGAGCAGGAGCAAGGTAAAACCGTATCATACATTGCTGTAGATACTAAAGCGGTAGGTTACGTCACTATTTTTGATGCTATTAAGAAAACGAGTCAAAATGCTATTGAGGCATTGCAAAAAAACGGAGTAGATGTGATTATGTTAACGGGCGATAATAAAAATACAGCCCAAGCTGTTGCAAAGCAGTTAAATCTAAAACATTTTATAGCAGATTGTTTACCAGAAGATAAACTAAACCAAATAAAAGCCCTCCAGCTTCAAGGCAAAGTGGTTGCCATGGCAGGTGATGGTATTAATGATGCCCCTGCTTTAGCACAATCAGATGTTGGTATCGCTATGGGAACAGGAACCGATGTGGCTATAGAAAGTGCCTCTATTACTTTGGTGAAAGGTGATTTGAAAGGTATTGTTAAAGCTAAAAAACTAAGTCATAGTGTGGTTAAAAACATTAAACAGAACCTCTTTTTTGCTTTTGTTTACAATGTGATAGGCGTACCAGTGGCAGCGGGTGTTTTATATCCAGTTTTCGGCTTGTTACTTTCTCCTATGATTGCAGCATTAGCTATGAGTTTTAGCTCGGTTTCTGTTATAGCAAATGCTTTGCGATTAAGACGCATTAAAATTTAA
- a CDS encoding serine hydrolase domain-containing protein, whose amino-acid sequence MKKLFVILLSTLLFTSCFKEQKTSQPQTSPEVSASSVGMSETRLSRIDSMLTQAIKDNNIPGAVALIARHGKIVYHKAFGMANNSAQEALQLDHIFRIASQSKAITSTAVMMLWEEGKFQLDDPISKYIPEFENAQLLENFNPKDSSYTTKPADNNITIRHLITHTSGIGYGKIDSDPTFKKIYAKAGIVDLFTTEDISIADNIKKLAKLPLHHNPGEKFTYSEGLDVLGYFVEVVSKMPFDEFLRTRIFEPLGMNDTQFYLPESKYDRLVTVQTKEEDKWINYPVTFYDTNYPKTGAKRFFSGGAGLSSTAKDYATFLQMYLNQGELNGVRLLSRTTVETILTDQIKYISPDIKRAHGLAFGLVDTKKHHLGGSGSEGTFEWGGYFNTQYFADPKEEIVGILLKQTQSISGDDTAWKFKVLVNAAIAD is encoded by the coding sequence ATGAAAAAGTTATTTGTTATTCTTCTTTCTACGCTTTTATTTACTTCTTGTTTTAAGGAACAAAAGACTTCACAACCACAAACATCACCAGAAGTTTCTGCTAGTAGTGTGGGCATGTCGGAAACGAGGTTAAGTCGCATTGATTCTATGTTAACACAAGCGATTAAGGATAATAATATACCAGGTGCCGTTGCTTTAATAGCTAGACATGGTAAAATTGTTTACCATAAAGCTTTTGGAATGGCAAATAATAGCGCGCAAGAAGCGCTGCAATTAGATCATATTTTTAGAATTGCATCACAATCTAAAGCCATCACATCTACTGCGGTTATGATGCTTTGGGAAGAAGGTAAGTTTCAATTAGACGATCCTATTTCTAAATACATTCCAGAATTTGAAAATGCTCAATTACTAGAAAACTTTAACCCCAAAGACTCTTCATATACTACAAAACCAGCCGATAATAATATAACTATTAGACATTTAATAACACATACTTCTGGTATTGGTTATGGAAAAATAGATAGCGACCCAACATTCAAAAAAATATATGCCAAAGCAGGTATTGTAGATTTATTTACTACTGAGGATATTAGTATTGCCGATAATATTAAAAAATTAGCCAAATTACCTTTACACCATAACCCAGGTGAAAAATTTACATATAGCGAAGGTTTAGATGTGTTAGGTTATTTTGTTGAGGTAGTTTCGAAAATGCCTTTTGATGAATTTCTAAGAACCCGAATTTTTGAACCGTTGGGCATGAACGATACTCAGTTTTATCTTCCAGAATCTAAATACGATAGGTTAGTAACTGTGCAAACAAAAGAAGAAGATAAATGGATAAATTACCCCGTAACTTTTTACGATACTAACTACCCAAAAACAGGTGCTAAACGTTTTTTCTCGGGAGGTGCTGGACTTTCAAGTACTGCTAAAGACTATGCAACCTTTCTGCAAATGTATTTAAACCAAGGAGAACTTAATGGTGTTAGACTTTTAAGTAGAACTACTGTAGAAACGATTTTAACAGACCAAATAAAGTACATATCTCCTGATATTAAAAGAGCTCATGGATTAGCTTTTGGACTTGTTGATACTAAAAAACACCACTTAGGAGGTAGCGGTAGTGAAGGGACTTTTGAGTGGGGTGGTTATTTTAATACCCAATATTTTGCCGATCCCAAAGAGGAAATTGTAGGCATCCTTTTAAAACAAACTCAAAGTATAAGTGGTGACGATACTGCATGGAAATTTAAAGTTTTAGTAAATGCTGCTATTGCTGATTAG
- a CDS encoding aldose 1-epimerase family protein, protein MHTLENSQLKIAVNTIGAELCKITSVKTNTDFMWDADPSVWGSFAPNLFPIIGALKDDTYIFESQEYKLPKHGIVRNNSAVVLHEQTPNSLTFKLSYSENTLKIYPFKFEFYITYKLINNSIEVLHTIKNIDDKTMYFSVGGHPAFKCPVFENETYEDYFLEFEHAETSKTHLINMTNGLISGDTKPFFNNSNKLALTHDLFNADALIFKDLKSKKVALKSKIHGEILSVRYKDFTYLGIWAKPAGDYVCIEPWLGIADKETTNQDFKTKEGVLKLSAGNSFKARYTIEIHNSLV, encoded by the coding sequence ATGCACACTCTAGAAAACAGTCAACTTAAAATAGCGGTAAATACCATAGGTGCCGAATTGTGTAAAATAACTTCGGTAAAAACCAACACCGATTTTATGTGGGATGCTGACCCCTCCGTTTGGGGGAGTTTTGCTCCTAACCTATTCCCAATTATTGGTGCTTTAAAAGACGATACTTATATTTTTGAAAGTCAAGAATATAAACTACCAAAACATGGCATCGTTAGGAATAACAGCGCGGTTGTTTTGCACGAACAAACGCCAAATAGCTTAACCTTCAAACTATCATATAGTGAAAATACTTTAAAAATATATCCTTTTAAATTTGAGTTTTATATAACTTACAAACTCATTAATAATAGTATTGAAGTCCTTCACACCATTAAAAATATAGATGATAAAACCATGTACTTTTCTGTTGGTGGTCATCCTGCTTTTAAATGTCCTGTTTTTGAAAATGAAACGTATGAAGACTATTTTTTAGAATTTGAACATGCCGAAACTTCAAAAACCCATCTTATTAATATGACAAACGGGCTTATCTCTGGCGATACCAAACCTTTTTTTAATAATTCCAACAAACTAGCCTTAACACATGATTTGTTTAACGCAGATGCGCTTATTTTCAAAGATTTAAAATCTAAAAAAGTGGCTTTAAAAAGCAAAATACATGGCGAAATACTCTCCGTTAGGTATAAAGACTTTACGTATTTAGGTATTTGGGCAAAACCAGCAGGCGATTATGTTTGTATAGAGCCTTGGTTGGGAATTGCTGATAAAGAGACTACTAATCAGGATTTTAAAACCAAAGAAGGCGTATTAAAACTAAGTGCTGGCAATAGTTTTAAAGCCCGTTATACCATTGAAATACATAACAGTTTGGTTTAA
- a CDS encoding multicopper oxidase domain-containing protein — protein MSTQNKMEKRNLTLIVTIFFSVLLSFSQNIVRYDLTVTDTIVNYSGNEKRAIAVNGQIPMPTLTFTEGDIAEIVVHNKLKEGTSLHWHGVYLPNKEDGVPYLTQMPIAPNETFTYRFPIIQSGTHWYHSHSGLQEQIGMYGSLVLLKKKDDPTFRKGIDDLPAVPVILSEWTDIKPENVHRMLHNANDWSAIKKGTTQSYSEAIKAGHFKTKLGNEWKRMLAMDVSDVYYDTFLINGTNKSQLSQFKAGDKVRLRVSNGGASSYFWLRYAGGKMTVVANDGNDVEPVEVDRLIIGVSETYDVVVSIPNANTAYEFLATPEDRTKSASLYLGNGNIQLKNRMPKLKYFEGMKMMNAMMNMDGSMDDMGMKMSFQKMDMNAIMYPEITGAATMDMDGMKMDTNMDHSKHGMKATQDLVTLNYGMLKAPHPTTLPKDAPVRELHFELTGNMNRYVWSMDNKVLSETDKILIKKGENVRITLYNNSMMRHPMHLHGHDFRVLNGQGEFAPLKNVLDIMPMETDVIEFNANAEGDWFFHCHILYHMMAGMNRVFSYDEQAPNPNLPDKKWAYKKLQNESNQFHFMAVNDFASNGNDGMFMVQNARWSIGTEWRLGYHDAHGYETETHIGRYIGKNQWFMPFVGFDWRYRKQHGIIEKNIFGQANTKDERAVFSLGADYTLPMLITIQGEVFTDGNVRFQLMREDVPISPRLRWAFMLNTDKEYMTGFKYIVTRHLGITTHYDSDMGMGFGAALNY, from the coding sequence ATGAGTACTCAAAACAAAATGGAAAAAAGAAATCTAACGTTAATAGTCACGATATTTTTTTCTGTGCTGTTAAGTTTTTCTCAAAACATAGTGCGTTACGATTTAACAGTTACGGATACGATTGTAAATTATTCAGGAAACGAAAAACGAGCCATTGCAGTAAATGGGCAAATACCCATGCCAACACTCACATTTACAGAAGGAGACATTGCTGAAATAGTAGTGCACAATAAGTTAAAAGAAGGCACATCATTGCATTGGCACGGTGTTTATTTGCCAAATAAAGAAGATGGGGTACCTTATTTAACCCAAATGCCAATAGCTCCTAATGAGACCTTTACTTATAGGTTTCCCATTATTCAAAGTGGCACGCATTGGTACCATAGCCATAGTGGGTTACAAGAGCAAATTGGTATGTATGGTTCATTGGTTTTGTTGAAAAAAAAAGACGATCCCACCTTTAGAAAAGGTATTGATGATTTACCGGCAGTTCCTGTTATTTTAAGTGAGTGGACAGATATTAAGCCCGAAAATGTACACCGCATGTTACACAATGCCAACGATTGGTCCGCTATAAAAAAAGGAACAACTCAAAGCTATTCTGAAGCTATAAAAGCAGGTCATTTTAAAACCAAACTAGGTAATGAGTGGAAGCGTATGTTGGCTATGGATGTAAGTGATGTGTATTATGACACATTCTTAATTAACGGAACAAATAAAAGTCAGTTATCCCAGTTCAAAGCAGGTGACAAGGTGCGTTTGCGAGTTTCGAATGGTGGTGCTTCTTCATATTTTTGGTTAAGGTATGCTGGTGGAAAAATGACGGTGGTGGCGAATGATGGAAATGACGTTGAACCCGTAGAAGTAGATAGATTAATTATAGGCGTTTCAGAAACTTACGATGTAGTTGTTTCTATTCCGAATGCCAATACAGCGTATGAATTTTTAGCAACTCCAGAAGATCGAACCAAGTCAGCATCCCTATATTTAGGAAATGGCAACATTCAGCTTAAAAATAGAATGCCTAAGCTAAAATATTTTGAAGGTATGAAGATGATGAATGCTATGATGAATATGGATGGTTCTATGGACGATATGGGTATGAAAATGTCCTTTCAAAAAATGGATATGAATGCCATTATGTATCCTGAAATTACAGGAGCAGCTACTATGGATATGGATGGTATGAAAATGGATACTAATATGGATCATTCCAAACACGGCATGAAAGCTACCCAGGACTTAGTGACTCTAAATTATGGCATGTTAAAAGCACCACATCCAACCACTTTACCAAAAGATGCACCAGTGCGAGAATTGCATTTTGAATTAACAGGAAACATGAACCGCTATGTGTGGAGTATGGACAATAAAGTGCTTTCTGAAACCGATAAAATATTAATAAAAAAAGGCGAAAATGTTCGAATAACATTATATAACAATTCCATGATGCGCCACCCCATGCACTTACATGGTCACGATTTTAGAGTGTTGAATGGACAAGGAGAATTTGCGCCATTAAAGAACGTTTTGGATATTATGCCCATGGAAACCGATGTTATAGAATTTAATGCCAATGCAGAAGGTGATTGGTTTTTTCATTGTCATATTCTATATCACATGATGGCAGGTATGAATCGGGTGTTTTCTTACGATGAACAAGCACCCAATCCTAATTTGCCTGATAAAAAATGGGCTTATAAAAAATTACAAAATGAAAGCAATCAATTTCATTTTATGGCCGTAAATGATTTTGCTAGCAACGGTAATGATGGGATGTTTATGGTACAAAATGCCCGTTGGAGTATAGGTACTGAATGGCGTTTAGGTTATCATGATGCACATGGTTATGAAACGGAAACCCATATTGGTCGCTATATCGGCAAAAATCAATGGTTTATGCCTTTTGTAGGTTTCGACTGGCGCTATAGAAAACAACACGGCATCATTGAAAAAAATATATTCGGACAAGCAAATACAAAAGATGAAAGAGCCGTTTTTAGCTTGGGAGCAGATTACACCTTGCCTATGCTTATCACTATCCAAGGAGAAGTATTTACAGATGGAAATGTACGTTTTCAATTAATGCGCGAAGATGTTCCTATTTCACCCCGATTACGATGGGCATTTATGTTAAATACGGATAAGGAATACATGACAGGTTTTAAGTATATAGTAACACGCCATTTAGGAATTACTACTCATTATGATAGTGATATGGGTATGGGTTTTGGTGCCGCTTTAAACTATTAA
- a CDS encoding LytTR family DNA-binding domain-containing protein, producing the protein MFVRSDRRMIKIDFNAIIYIESYSDYIKIHLANETITTREAISAIEAKLPKEQFIRIHRSYILSIANITSFTHEEITINNKSLPISRSYKKDVLNILEKF; encoded by the coding sequence ATGTTTGTTCGTTCAGACAGACGTATGATTAAAATAGACTTTAATGCTATTATTTATATTGAAAGTTATAGTGATTATATAAAAATTCACTTAGCTAATGAAACCATTACAACAAGAGAGGCCATAAGTGCTATTGAAGCAAAACTACCAAAAGAACAGTTTATTAGAATACATCGATCTTATATTCTATCTATAGCTAATATTACGTCTTTTACGCACGAAGAAATCACAATCAATAACAAATCGCTCCCCATTAGTAGAAGTTATAAAAAAGACGTTTTAAATATTTTAGAAAAATTCTGA
- a CDS encoding DEAD/DEAH box helicase encodes MTFEDLNLNTPLYNALNDLGFSTPTPIQAEAFNVVCSGTDIVGIAQTGTGKTFAYMLPILKHLKFSTQESPRILVLVPTRELVVQVVNDIENLTKYMNTRVLGVYGGTNINTQKQAIAKGVDILVATPGRLYDLGLSRVLQLKSIQKLVIDEVDVMLDLGFRHQLINIFDLLPEKRQNIMFSATMTEDVDILINDFFKSPERVSIAISGTPLENIKQSRYQASNFYTKVNLLKHLLIEIETFNKVLIFVSHKKMADRLFEKLDELFHDELCVIHSNKTQNYRLRSIEQFRKGENRILVATDVMARGLDIDNVSHVINFDTPEYPENYMHRIGRTGRAEREGTAILLSTESEQEAVSNIEDLMNMRISLEDFPENVEVSTELIDEERPQIREHYNPIKRKDEDAPGPAFHEKSEKNSKENLGGSYKFKIAAKYKKPKTRGDKNYNKRNKK; translated from the coding sequence GTGACTTTCGAAGATTTAAATTTAAACACCCCTTTATACAACGCCTTAAACGATTTAGGGTTTAGCACACCAACACCCATACAAGCCGAGGCTTTTAATGTGGTTTGTTCTGGTACCGACATTGTGGGTATCGCACAAACAGGTACAGGTAAAACCTTTGCTTATATGTTGCCTATTTTAAAACATTTAAAATTTTCAACGCAAGAAAGTCCACGTATTTTAGTTTTAGTACCAACGCGCGAACTCGTAGTGCAAGTGGTAAACGATATTGAAAATCTCACAAAGTACATGAATACTCGTGTGTTAGGTGTATATGGTGGCACCAACATCAACACTCAAAAACAAGCCATTGCCAAAGGTGTCGATATATTGGTGGCTACCCCAGGTAGGTTGTATGATTTAGGCTTAAGCCGCGTGCTACAATTAAAATCAATACAAAAATTGGTGATTGATGAAGTTGATGTTATGCTCGATTTAGGGTTTAGACACCAACTTATTAATATTTTCGATTTATTGCCAGAAAAACGCCAAAACATCATGTTTTCGGCAACTATGACGGAAGATGTCGACATATTAATTAACGATTTCTTTAAAAGCCCAGAGCGTGTTTCTATCGCTATTTCGGGCACACCTCTTGAAAACATAAAACAATCGCGTTACCAAGCTTCTAATTTCTATACAAAAGTAAATCTACTTAAACACTTACTAATAGAAATAGAAACCTTTAATAAAGTTTTAATATTCGTGTCTCACAAAAAAATGGCAGACCGTTTATTTGAAAAATTAGACGAGTTATTTCATGACGAATTATGTGTGATACACTCTAACAAAACACAAAACTATCGTTTACGTAGTATCGAACAATTTAGAAAGGGAGAGAACCGCATATTGGTAGCTACCGATGTGATGGCTCGTGGTCTGGATATTGATAACGTAAGTCATGTGATCAATTTCGACACCCCCGAATACCCAGAAAACTACATGCACCGCATTGGGAGAACTGGTAGAGCTGAAAGAGAAGGGACAGCCATTCTTCTTTCTACGGAAAGCGAACAAGAAGCGGTTAGCAATATTGAGGACTTAATGAATATGCGTATTTCTTTAGAAGATTTCCCTGAAAACGTGGAAGTGTCTACTGAACTTATTGATGAAGAACGCCCTCAAATTAGAGAGCATTACAACCCAATAAAACGCAAAGATGAAGATGCGCCAGGACCTGCTTTTCATGAGAAATCTGAAAAAAACTCCAAAGAAAATTTAGGCGGTTCGTATAAATTTAAGATTGCTGCTAAATATAAAAAGCCTAAAACTAGAGGTGACAAGAATTATAATAAACGGAATAAAAAATAG
- a CDS encoding AraC family transcriptional regulator, with product MKLYIKNMVCNRCIMVVTSELEKLGLILLSVHLGEVEIAHPISDIQKKEIAEHLKLFGFELIDTKNSRTIEKIKTLIIDLVHHKNNQLDTNLSDFIATHMVQDYNALSNLFSEVAHTTIEKYYIHQKIERVKELLVYDELSLSEIAFQLNYSSVAYLSNQFKKVTGYSPTHFKQIKETKRKQIDEL from the coding sequence ATGAAGCTCTATATAAAAAATATGGTTTGTAACCGTTGTATAATGGTTGTAACCTCCGAGTTGGAAAAGTTAGGACTTATTTTGCTGTCTGTTCATTTAGGAGAGGTAGAAATTGCCCATCCCATTTCAGATATTCAGAAAAAAGAGATTGCCGAACATTTAAAATTGTTTGGGTTTGAATTGATTGATACTAAAAATAGTAGAACTATTGAGAAAATTAAAACCCTTATTATCGATTTAGTCCATCATAAAAACAATCAACTAGACACCAATCTTTCCGACTTTATAGCAACCCATATGGTACAAGATTATAATGCATTAAGCAATCTGTTTTCAGAAGTAGCACATACCACCATTGAAAAATACTATATCCACCAAAAAATAGAAAGAGTAAAAGAGTTATTGGTGTATGATGAATTGTCTTTAAGTGAAATAGCATTTCAACTCAATTATAGCAGTGTCGCATATTTAAGTAATCAATTTAAAAAAGTAACAGGCTATTCTCCGACCCATTTTAAACAAATAAAAGAAACAAAACGAAAGCAAATAGATGAGCTTTAA
- the pabB gene encoding aminodeoxychorismate synthase component I, with the protein MRTTYNHTTQNTELFKQQLLQWAQQFDDVVWLDSNNYNQTYSNYDAVLAVDAFTSIKTDYTQAFEHLKEYQALTNDWIFGYLTYDLKNAVENLISQNFDGLKFPDLYFFQPKKLFFFKGDQVEVQYLNMVDDEFEEDLKAIRHCEEARRSNLPNEIKIKLRIHKDEYFEKINSMLAHIHRGDIYEANFCQEFYAENTQINPLETYNKLNTISNPPFASFLKLGDKYLLSASPERYLKKQGNTIITQPIKGTAKRSENTEEDNQLKQDLLANEKERSENIMIVDLVRNDLSKTAIKGSVEVEELCKIYTFDQVHQMISTVKSKIEPTTHAVDVIKSTFPMGSMTGAPKISAMKIIEALEETKRGLYSGAVGYFTPKGDFDFNVVIRSILYNETKKYVSYSVGGAITAKSDPLKEYEECLVKAKAMRQVLED; encoded by the coding sequence TTGAGAACAACATACAACCATACTACCCAAAATACGGAATTGTTTAAACAACAATTGTTACAATGGGCACAACAGTTTGACGATGTGGTTTGGTTAGATTCTAACAATTACAATCAAACGTATTCCAATTACGATGCGGTGTTGGCAGTTGATGCTTTTACAAGTATTAAAACCGATTACACACAGGCCTTTGAGCATTTAAAGGAATACCAAGCCCTTACAAACGATTGGATTTTTGGCTATTTAACCTACGATTTAAAAAACGCGGTTGAAAACTTAATATCGCAGAATTTTGATGGTTTAAAGTTTCCTGATTTGTATTTCTTTCAACCGAAAAAACTCTTCTTTTTTAAAGGAGATCAAGTTGAAGTTCAATATTTAAACATGGTGGATGATGAGTTTGAAGAAGACTTAAAAGCCATTCGTCATTGCGAGGAAGCACGACGAAGCAATCTGCCCAATGAAATAAAAATAAAACTTCGCATTCATAAAGATGAATATTTCGAAAAAATAAACAGCATGTTAGCTCACATTCATAGAGGCGATATTTATGAAGCCAATTTTTGCCAAGAGTTTTATGCCGAAAACACACAAATAAACCCTTTAGAGACTTACAATAAACTGAATACGATTTCCAACCCGCCATTTGCTAGTTTTTTGAAGCTTGGGGATAAGTATTTGTTGTCGGCTTCTCCTGAGCGCTATTTAAAAAAACAAGGAAATACCATCATTACACAACCTATAAAAGGAACTGCCAAACGTTCTGAAAATACAGAAGAAGACAACCAATTAAAACAAGATTTGTTAGCTAATGAAAAAGAACGCAGTGAAAATATTATGATTGTGGATTTGGTGCGTAACGACTTATCTAAAACGGCTATAAAAGGTAGTGTTGAAGTGGAGGAGTTGTGTAAAATCTACACATTCGATCAGGTGCACCAAATGATATCTACGGTGAAATCTAAAATTGAACCTACAACCCATGCCGTAGATGTTATAAAAAGCACATTCCCTATGGGAAGCATGACGGGGGCTCCTAAAATTTCAGCAATGAAAATTATTGAAGCTTTAGAAGAAACCAAACGCGGACTCTACTCGGGTGCTGTGGGCTATTTTACACCAAAGGGCGATTTTGATTTTAATGTAGTCATTCGCAGTATTTTATATAATGAAACTAAAAAATACGTGTCCTATTCCGTAGGAGGTGCTATAACCGCTAAAAGCGATCCGCTAAAGGAATACGAAGAGTGCTTGGTGAAAGCCAAAGCGATGCGACAGGTTTTAGAAGACTAA